In Paenibacillus guangzhouensis, a single window of DNA contains:
- a CDS encoding sensor histidine kinase, with product MPFLDKPRFKSIRYKLIFGFLIVMLPLIAFLLYNNFYAIEVVRSQIAKSFSNLTALYMGQIDRNLEELDKYLYNLSAQNTDLLSLEFPEDRDPDQYYFAKIRLFNALTDDIANYPLADMFFVYSAANDELITTPYRGTEYAEHEARKADVNRFFNQEHYVSKQISRQWFVRQIHQTYYLSHIVPVSEGVFIGAWVRASNLMMPMSLIDLGEQGRTVLSTSEEQPMSDASFISQNGIDLALHNQPYNMTGTKDRYLVVGDRSSKGDFTLLALIPDRVILEQLPFLQRMGSVISIGAAVLMIAVLLGLRKVILLPINRIVTAMRRVQDGNLDVRIAQGSASMEFELMNATFNTMASQIKELKIHVYEEQLNLQRAELQYLHLQMKPHFFLNALNIIYNLAEVRDYSLIQDMSRSLVQHFRFMFRSNLSLVLLQDELEHTRNYLHIQELRFPGHVSFEIDYPESFVHASVPPLIIQTFVENTVKHAVTLDEPLLIRVRVEPIASSEGEEQYMKILIEDTGGGFPAQVLEQLQRGEDMGRREGEHIGVWNVQRRLGLLYQGKAKLLFYNGSTCGAVVEIHLPVRIQA from the coding sequence ATGCCATTCCTGGATAAGCCTCGATTCAAGTCCATTCGTTATAAGCTGATATTCGGCTTCCTCATCGTGATGCTCCCACTGATTGCCTTCTTGCTGTACAACAATTTCTACGCGATTGAGGTGGTGCGAAGCCAAATCGCGAAGTCCTTCAGCAATCTGACGGCCTTATATATGGGACAGATTGATCGGAATTTAGAGGAACTCGATAAGTATCTCTACAATTTGTCAGCGCAGAATACAGACCTCCTCAGTCTCGAGTTTCCGGAAGACCGCGATCCCGATCAATATTATTTTGCGAAAATAAGGCTGTTCAACGCATTAACCGATGATATCGCGAATTACCCGCTGGCCGATATGTTCTTCGTCTATTCCGCCGCCAATGATGAATTGATCACAACGCCTTACCGTGGTACGGAGTACGCCGAGCATGAAGCGCGCAAGGCCGATGTGAACCGATTTTTCAATCAGGAACACTATGTATCGAAGCAGATCTCAAGACAATGGTTCGTTCGGCAAATCCATCAGACGTATTACCTTAGCCATATCGTGCCGGTTAGCGAAGGGGTGTTCATCGGGGCATGGGTGAGAGCGAGTAATCTCATGATGCCTATGAGCTTGATTGATCTGGGGGAGCAGGGAAGGACGGTACTGTCGACGAGCGAGGAACAGCCGATGTCTGATGCATCCTTTATCAGTCAGAATGGCATCGATCTTGCCTTGCACAATCAACCTTACAATATGACGGGCACGAAGGATCGTTATCTCGTCGTCGGAGATCGGTCGAGCAAAGGGGATTTTACGCTGCTCGCCTTAATTCCGGATCGTGTGATTCTTGAACAGCTGCCTTTTCTTCAACGGATGGGATCCGTTATCTCGATCGGGGCCGCGGTACTCATGATTGCTGTGCTGTTAGGTCTTCGGAAAGTCATCTTGCTTCCGATCAACCGCATAGTAACGGCGATGCGCCGGGTGCAGGACGGGAACCTCGACGTTCGCATTGCACAAGGCAGTGCGAGCATGGAATTTGAGCTGATGAATGCGACGTTCAACACGATGGCTTCCCAGATCAAAGAGCTCAAAATTCATGTCTACGAAGAGCAATTGAATCTGCAGCGCGCAGAGCTGCAATATTTGCATCTACAGATGAAACCGCACTTCTTCCTAAACGCGCTGAACATTATCTATAATCTGGCCGAAGTAAGGGATTACAGCTTAATTCAGGACATGTCCCGAAGTCTCGTCCAGCATTTCCGCTTCATGTTCCGCAGTAATCTCAGCTTGGTACTGCTCCAAGACGAGTTAGAGCATACTCGCAATTACCTGCATATCCAAGAGCTTCGTTTTCCCGGCCATGTCTCCTTTGAGATTGATTATCCCGAATCCTTCGTGCACGCTAGCGTACCGCCTTTAATCATTCAGACCTTCGTGGAGAACACCGTGAAGCATGCAGTCACATTGGATGAACCGCTGCTGATTCGCGTAAGGGTGGAACCTATTGCATCGAGTGAAGGAGAAGAGCAGTATATGAAAATCCTCATCGAAGATACCGGAGGCGGATTCCCTGCACAGGTGCTTGAGCAGCTGCAGCGAGGGGAGGACATGGGCCGTCGGGAGGGCGAGCATATCGGCGTCTGGAATGTCCAGCGAAGGCTGGGTTTGCTCTATCAAGGAAAGGCGAAGCTATTGTTCTATAACGGCTCAACATGCGGTGCGGTTGTGGAGATTCATCTCCCTGTACGGATACAAGCATAA
- a CDS encoding helix-turn-helix domain-containing protein produces the protein MFQVLIVDDELHAVKGVASGVDWARIGVTKIHQAYNIRQAKEVFEQHPVELMVCDIEMPQGSGLELMAWVKERYPETIVVFLTCHADFQFARQALQLGSFDYLLKPVRYAELESVLARGIERLEKLRAQSVFNQTYLHYQRLWESHQPLLIERFWLHLIGREIPSHPDRIQEVLVKQGIPYRAEQRFIPVFIRIQRWHKELSLREEKIMAYALRSTLQEAAAEHGVDGICIQVQRGEALAIFEQENLSLDKVREAMQHYVRFCTQYYYCDLSCYVGEPATMHHMTDRYEQLVLHDAENVTRMNEVFVTEEVVKKQDLWELPRMEMWSEYMMRGERGKLEEELHSYFESLKQVDHLDAKLLKDFFHNFLQRVYHMLQVKGLQAHPIFADKVTTERTQAAVRSIYHLQQWTGDVLARAWEQLELIERTSTVVAEVKRYIQDHLDQMISRDELALRVYLNPDYLTRIFKKETGLSISDYVLQERMKKAKHLLMHTDIPVSQIAASIGYANFSHFSKMFKKVTDTNPQHYRRQVKS, from the coding sequence ATGTTTCAGGTTCTTATTGTGGATGACGAGCTGCATGCGGTAAAAGGGGTTGCTTCGGGGGTCGATTGGGCGCGGATTGGCGTGACGAAAATCCATCAAGCCTATAATATTCGGCAGGCTAAAGAGGTATTTGAGCAGCATCCCGTTGAGCTCATGGTCTGTGACATTGAGATGCCTCAAGGCAGCGGGCTAGAGCTTATGGCTTGGGTGAAGGAACGATACCCAGAGACGATCGTCGTATTCCTGACCTGTCATGCGGATTTTCAGTTCGCGCGCCAGGCGCTGCAGCTTGGAAGCTTCGATTATCTCTTGAAGCCGGTCAGGTACGCGGAGCTGGAGAGCGTGCTTGCGCGTGGGATTGAGCGATTGGAGAAGTTGAGAGCACAGTCGGTATTCAATCAGACATATCTTCACTATCAGCGATTATGGGAGTCGCATCAGCCGCTGCTGATCGAGCGGTTCTGGCTGCATTTGATTGGACGTGAAATTCCTTCCCACCCGGATCGTATTCAGGAGGTGCTCGTGAAGCAGGGCATTCCTTATCGGGCGGAACAACGCTTTATCCCCGTATTTATTCGGATACAACGTTGGCATAAGGAGCTGTCGCTGCGTGAAGAGAAGATCATGGCTTACGCCTTGCGCAGCACGCTGCAGGAAGCCGCTGCCGAGCATGGGGTGGACGGCATTTGCATTCAGGTGCAACGCGGCGAAGCTCTAGCAATTTTTGAACAAGAGAATTTGTCTTTGGACAAGGTGCGCGAAGCGATGCAACACTATGTTCGTTTCTGTACGCAATACTACTATTGCGACCTGTCCTGTTATGTTGGGGAACCCGCAACGATGCACCATATGACGGATCGCTACGAGCAGCTCGTGCTCCATGACGCAGAGAATGTCACGCGGATGAATGAAGTGTTCGTCACGGAGGAAGTAGTGAAGAAGCAGGATCTATGGGAGCTGCCGCGGATGGAGATGTGGTCCGAATATATGATGAGAGGAGAACGGGGCAAGCTGGAGGAGGAACTGCATTCTTATTTTGAATCGCTTAAGCAGGTTGATCATTTAGATGCTAAATTATTGAAGGATTTTTTCCATAACTTCCTACAGAGGGTTTATCACATGCTGCAAGTGAAGGGGCTCCAAGCTCACCCGATATTCGCGGATAAAGTGACGACGGAACGAACGCAGGCAGCGGTCCGGTCCATTTACCATTTGCAGCAGTGGACGGGGGATGTCCTGGCACGCGCATGGGAGCAGCTCGAGCTCATCGAACGCACCTCAACGGTCGTCGCGGAGGTGAAGCGGTATATACAAGATCATCTGGATCAGATGATCTCACGGGACGAACTGGCGCTGCGCGTCTATCTCAATCCAGATTATTTGACGCGCATCTTCAAGAAGGAGACCGGCCTGTCGATCTCCGACTACGTGCTGCAGGAGCGCATGAAAAAAGCGAAGCACCTGCTGATGCATACAGATATTCCCGTGAGCCAAATCGCCGCTTCGATTGGGTACGCGAATTTCTCCCATTTCTCGAAAATGTTCAAAAAAGTAACGGATACCAATCCGCAGCATTATCGGCGCCAAGTCAAATCGTAA
- a CDS encoding ABC transporter permease gives MLTSAIKPGKLRVLARYWPLFVMVLPGLLYLLINNYLPMFGMIIAFKDYNYARGILGSDWIGFKNFEYLFKTDDAFIITRNTILYNAAFIIINLVIAVGVAILLNEVKNKIFARFYQSVILIPYLISMVIVGYLVLALLSGENGMMNKQILPMLGIEAIPWYNDPKYWPYILTLVNIWKNVGYLCVIYLAAVIGIDPEYYEAARIDGASKIQQIKNITIPLIIPVISIMTLLQIGRIFYSDFGLFYQVPLDTGALAPTTNVIDTYVYRALLNLGDFGMSSAAGLYQSLVGFILVLVSNYVVSRRNRDNALF, from the coding sequence ATGCTTACATCCGCAATCAAGCCCGGCAAGTTAAGAGTTCTCGCGAGGTATTGGCCGTTATTCGTGATGGTGCTGCCGGGTCTACTCTACCTGCTCATTAACAACTATTTACCGATGTTCGGGATGATTATCGCATTCAAGGATTACAACTATGCCCGGGGGATTCTCGGGAGCGACTGGATCGGGTTCAAGAACTTTGAATACCTGTTCAAGACGGACGATGCCTTCATTATTACGCGAAATACGATTCTGTACAACGCGGCTTTCATTATTATCAATCTGGTCATCGCCGTCGGCGTCGCGATTCTGCTCAATGAAGTGAAGAACAAGATCTTCGCAAGGTTCTATCAGAGCGTCATTTTGATTCCATATCTCATCTCGATGGTCATCGTCGGTTATCTGGTGCTGGCGCTGCTTAGCGGTGAGAACGGCATGATGAACAAACAGATCCTGCCGATGCTCGGCATCGAGGCGATTCCTTGGTACAACGATCCAAAATACTGGCCTTATATTCTGACCCTCGTGAACATTTGGAAAAATGTCGGCTATCTCTGCGTCATCTATCTTGCGGCTGTCATTGGCATCGATCCCGAGTATTATGAAGCGGCCAGAATCGATGGCGCGAGCAAGATCCAACAGATTAAGAACATTACGATTCCGCTGATCATTCCTGTTATCTCGATCATGACCTTGCTCCAGATCGGGCGTATCTTCTACTCCGATTTCGGACTGTTCTATCAAGTGCCGCTGGATACAGGGGCGCTGGCGCCGACGACGAACGTCATCGATACGTATGTCTATCGTGCTTTGCTGAATTTAGGGGATTTCGGGATGTCCTCCGCTGCAGGGTTATATCAATCGCTCGTCGGATTTATCCTCGTCCTGGTCTCAAATTACGTGGTCAGCCGGCGTAATCGGGACAATGCCCTATTCTAA
- a CDS encoding carbohydrate ABC transporter permease codes for MKSHQLTQWVAHILFIAVTIGCLFPFLLLIMTSITDENTLLQKGYSIFPSKISLDAYAYLWRDSSAIVRAYAITIFVTLVGTVAGLLITALLAYPLSRKDMPARNPLAFIVFFTMLFNGGLVPTYLVYTQLFDMKNTLLALILPGLLTNGFFILLMRTFFGTSIPTPIIESASMDGAGEFRIFYRIILPLSLPILATVGLMQTIMYWNDWYNGLIYITDSKLFSLQNLLNRILMNAQFLQSNSVGNQNVGTSIPTETVRMAMAVIGVVPLLCAYPFFQKYFVKGLVIGAIKG; via the coding sequence ATGAAATCTCATCAACTAACCCAGTGGGTCGCCCATATTCTGTTCATTGCCGTGACGATCGGCTGCTTGTTTCCTTTCCTGCTCTTGATCATGACGTCGATTACCGACGAGAACACCTTGCTGCAGAAGGGATACTCCATTTTCCCAAGCAAAATAAGTCTGGATGCCTACGCATACTTATGGCGTGATTCATCCGCGATTGTCCGTGCCTACGCGATCACGATATTCGTGACGCTGGTTGGAACGGTGGCAGGGCTGCTTATTACGGCGCTGCTGGCCTATCCGCTTTCCCGCAAAGACATGCCGGCCCGAAACCCGCTCGCGTTCATCGTATTCTTCACGATGCTGTTCAATGGGGGACTTGTCCCAACCTATCTGGTCTACACCCAGCTGTTCGATATGAAAAACACCCTGCTCGCACTCATTCTTCCAGGGCTGCTGACGAACGGGTTCTTCATTCTATTGATGCGTACTTTCTTCGGCACATCGATTCCAACACCGATTATTGAATCCGCTTCCATGGATGGGGCGGGCGAGTTCCGCATCTTTTATCGGATCATTCTCCCGTTGTCACTGCCGATTCTAGCGACCGTGGGCCTTATGCAGACGATCATGTACTGGAATGATTGGTATAACGGGTTGATCTATATTACCGACAGCAAGCTGTTCAGCTTGCAGAACCTGTTGAACCGCATTCTGATGAATGCGCAGTTCTTGCAGAGCAATTCCGTAGGCAATCAGAACGTAGGGACGAGTATTCCGACGGAGACGGTACGAATGGCGATGGCGGTGATCGGCGTTGTTCCTCTGCTATGTGCGTATCCGTTTTTCCAGAAGTATTTTGTCAAAGGTCTCGTGATCGGCGCGATCAAAGGGTAG
- a CDS encoding ABC transporter substrate-binding protein, with the protein MRTKRMTVQWLLVTLVGLSMMLAGCGSSKDNGSAGGTEQQSGSSESGGSGASDLKPYEITIAYANLGNAKDLQEVQDAISKVTQAKINATVKLMPIDFAAWAQQTNLMLAGNEKLDIMMTMGSLNYSGQVAKGQLLPLDEMLDKYGQEVKKAIAPEILKATMIDGKTFGLPSIRDWAADFGVMMRKDLVDKYKIDTASIKSLDDLDAIFKIIKDNEPTVTPVVPYLQSTGVLSIFSTADFDTLGDTFGVLPDYDNGLKVVNMYEHPKYKAMVDIARRWYMAGYISKDVATNKNAASALIKADKAFAYIANMKPGYESKESRTAGKELVGVRLTKPLSSTTGVQTGMFSIVKNSQDPERAMMFLNLLYSDKELINLIDYGIENKHYVKKSDNVINYAPGVDAATSGYNPNHGWLFGNQFLSYIWEGDPEDLWEQTAAFNKSATFSKAMGFNFNVDPVKTEAAAAKTVVDQFAIGLMSGTLDPAEYLPKFNEKLKAAGLDKIIAEKQKQLDAWAASQNK; encoded by the coding sequence ATGAGAACAAAGAGAATGACAGTGCAATGGCTGCTCGTGACCTTGGTGGGGTTATCGATGATGTTGGCGGGGTGCGGCAGCAGCAAAGACAATGGATCGGCTGGCGGCACAGAACAACAGTCTGGATCTAGTGAGAGCGGCGGCAGCGGTGCTTCGGACTTGAAGCCGTACGAGATTACGATTGCTTATGCGAACTTGGGTAACGCGAAGGACCTGCAAGAGGTGCAGGATGCGATCAGCAAGGTGACGCAGGCGAAGATCAATGCGACGGTCAAGCTGATGCCGATCGATTTCGCCGCATGGGCGCAGCAGACGAACCTGATGCTCGCGGGAAATGAGAAGCTCGATATTATGATGACGATGGGCTCGTTGAACTATAGTGGTCAGGTGGCGAAGGGGCAACTGCTGCCGTTGGATGAGATGCTGGATAAGTATGGCCAAGAGGTGAAGAAGGCGATCGCACCGGAGATTCTCAAGGCGACCATGATCGATGGTAAAACGTTTGGCTTGCCGAGCATTCGCGACTGGGCCGCGGATTTCGGCGTGATGATGCGCAAAGACCTGGTTGACAAATACAAGATCGATACGGCGTCTATTAAGTCATTGGACGATTTGGATGCAATCTTTAAGATCATTAAAGATAATGAGCCGACGGTGACGCCTGTGGTGCCATATTTGCAATCGACTGGGGTGCTCAGCATCTTCAGTACGGCGGATTTTGATACCCTAGGCGATACGTTCGGCGTGCTGCCGGACTATGATAACGGTCTGAAAGTCGTGAATATGTACGAACATCCGAAATATAAAGCGATGGTCGACATTGCGAGAAGATGGTACATGGCGGGCTACATCTCCAAGGACGTTGCGACGAATAAAAATGCAGCGAGCGCACTGATCAAGGCGGATAAGGCGTTCGCCTATATTGCCAACATGAAGCCGGGCTACGAGTCGAAGGAATCGCGAACGGCAGGGAAGGAGCTCGTGGGCGTGCGGCTCACGAAGCCGTTATCGTCGACGACCGGTGTTCAGACGGGGATGTTCAGTATTGTGAAGAACTCGCAGGATCCGGAGCGCGCGATGATGTTCTTGAACCTGCTCTACTCCGACAAAGAGCTCATCAACCTGATCGATTACGGCATCGAAAATAAACACTATGTGAAGAAGTCCGACAATGTGATCAACTATGCGCCGGGCGTGGATGCTGCGACAAGTGGCTACAACCCGAATCATGGCTGGCTGTTCGGCAACCAGTTCCTCTCGTATATCTGGGAGGGAGATCCGGAAGATCTGTGGGAGCAGACGGCAGCCTTTAATAAGTCAGCGACGTTCTCCAAGGCGATGGGCTTCAACTTCAACGTGGATCCGGTGAAGACGGAAGCGGCTGCGGCGAAGACGGTGGTCGACCAGTTCGCGATCGGCTTGATGTCGGGGACGCTAGACCCGGCGGAATACCTGCCGAAATTCAACGAGAAGCTGAAGGCGGCAGGATTAGATAAAATTATCGCAGAGAAACAGAAGCAATTGGATGCGTGGGCGGCGAGTCAAAATAAATAG
- a CDS encoding amidase domain-containing protein — protein sequence MRKDWKSALYSYVNQFNRTEVDYRQPADQVVVTDLDHVMRKSTRMHMLKEWYQARESTPLRNETRTKLLRTREGEGEVVVDLEFQTRRIYEKRHIAHVEERLEQERITLNKDGDMWIITRIEQNIPERHPEERRTEKEEIVTNPEQQTSEHIPSLPLLNTDVLGMPKSWRAKPYARERAVQYADQWWNGNNPEFLAFEVDCTNYISQCLVAGGGPIHYTGKRETGWWYRGMVNNQEAWSYSWAVANALNNYLNHSDSYLQAVPVERPTDLQLGDVISYDWDGDGRFQHSAIVTAFDAGGMPLVNAHTTNSRHRYWDYRDSYAYTDRTQYRFFHIMDYF from the coding sequence ATGCGAAAAGACTGGAAAAGCGCCCTGTATTCCTATGTGAATCAATTTAACCGGACAGAAGTCGATTATCGGCAGCCCGCAGATCAAGTCGTGGTGACAGATTTAGATCATGTAATGCGCAAAAGCACTCGCATGCATATGCTAAAGGAATGGTATCAAGCGCGGGAGTCAACGCCGCTTCGCAATGAGACGCGGACAAAGCTGCTGCGGACACGTGAAGGTGAAGGGGAGGTTGTCGTTGATCTGGAATTCCAGACGCGGCGAATCTATGAGAAACGCCACATCGCTCACGTCGAAGAACGATTAGAACAAGAGCGTATCACACTGAACAAGGATGGCGACATGTGGATCATTACCCGCATTGAGCAGAACATCCCCGAACGTCATCCCGAAGAACGAAGAACGGAGAAGGAGGAGATTGTGACTAACCCTGAACAGCAGACGTCCGAGCATATCCCATCCCTTCCTCTTCTAAATACGGATGTTCTCGGGATGCCCAAATCGTGGCGTGCGAAGCCTTATGCAAGGGAACGCGCGGTTCAATATGCAGATCAGTGGTGGAACGGAAATAACCCGGAATTTCTAGCCTTTGAAGTCGATTGCACGAATTATATTTCGCAGTGTCTCGTTGCAGGGGGTGGACCAATCCACTATACTGGTAAAAGAGAAACAGGCTGGTGGTACCGGGGCATGGTGAACAATCAGGAGGCTTGGAGTTACAGCTGGGCGGTCGCCAATGCGCTTAACAATTATTTGAATCATAGTGATTCGTATTTGCAAGCCGTTCCCGTTGAAAGGCCGACGGATTTACAGCTAGGCGATGTCATTAGTTATGACTGGGACGGCGATGGCCGCTTTCAGCATAGCGCAATCGTAACTGCGTTTGATGCTGGTGGGATGCCGCTGGTTAATGCACATACGACAAATAGCCGACATCGTTACTGGGATTACCGGGACTCTTATGCGTATACAGATCGTACACAATATCGTTTCTTTCATATTATGGATTATTTCTAA